In one Streptomyces sp. NBC_01241 genomic region, the following are encoded:
- a CDS encoding Asp23/Gls24 family envelope stress response protein — protein sequence MTENTDGKHGGAPGSRGRTTIADVVVEKIAGMAARDVPGVHALGSGFARSMGSMRERMPGAGSGKSVTRGVSVEVGEVQAAIDLEIVVDYGVSITDVASDVRENVISAVERMAGLEVVEVDIAVSDVKLPDEEDEEEQRQRVQ from the coding sequence ATGACTGAGAACACCGACGGAAAGCACGGCGGTGCGCCCGGCTCTCGCGGTCGGACGACCATCGCCGACGTGGTGGTAGAGAAGATCGCCGGAATGGCGGCACGCGATGTGCCCGGCGTCCATGCCCTGGGCAGTGGATTCGCCCGCTCGATGGGATCCATGCGGGAGCGGATGCCCGGCGCCGGTAGTGGCAAATCCGTCACGCGCGGGGTCAGCGTCGAGGTGGGAGAGGTGCAGGCGGCCATCGATCTGGAGATCGTCGTCGACTACGGCGTCTCCATCACGGACGTGGCCAGTGACGTACGCGAGAACGTGATCTCCGCAGTGGAGCGGATGGCGGGCCTGGAAGTCGTGGAAGTCGATATCGCGGTCAGCGATGTGAAGCTGCCCGACGAGGAGGACGAAGAGGAACAGCGGCAGCGGGTTCAGTAG
- a CDS encoding CsbD family protein yields the protein MSIAKKIAHKAEAVKGGAKKAAGRGTGSRRLQAEGRGDKVKGNIKQAGAKIKDAFKH from the coding sequence ATGAGTATCGCCAAGAAGATCGCGCACAAAGCCGAAGCGGTCAAAGGCGGCGCCAAAAAGGCTGCCGGCCGCGGAACAGGTAGTCGGCGTCTGCAAGCGGAAGGACGCGGCGACAAGGTCAAAGGCAACATCAAACAGGCTGGGGCGAAGATCAAGGACGCCTTCAAACACTGA